The following are encoded in a window of Sphaerisporangium siamense genomic DNA:
- the pdxR gene encoding MocR-like pyridoxine biosynthesis transcription factor PdxR, which yields MSRFRATLGLDLHVEIDPAAGRRSGLEHALRAAIREGRLAPRTRLPSTRALAAEAGLSRNTVSAAYDQLIAEGYLTARRGSGTSVADVGTRAPDAPGRAGAAAVPAHDLRPGRPDVTTFPAAAWIRATRRVLNRVSPSAYGYGDPRGAPELRAALADYLGRTRGVQATSERIVVTAGAVQALALLARVLGTAVAMEDPGLPFHREVVRRAGARVLPLPVDARGARTDLIGTEAGAVVVTPAHQYPTGVTLHPARRHALVEWARGGGLVIEDDYDGEFRYDRQPVGALQGMAPDHVAYLGTASKTLAPGLRLAWLVLPPHLVGPVVEAKLHADHHTETLGQLVLADLVTGHVYDRHVRACRLRYRRRRDLLVARLGPSAVHGVAAGLHALIIPGHEDEDETLARCAAHGVAVEALGPHWHDAAPREGRPHGVIAGYGTPPEHAYPAALDALAAALRP from the coding sequence GTGTCGAGATTTCGGGCCACTTTGGGACTCGATCTTCACGTCGAGATCGACCCGGCGGCCGGCCGCCGCAGCGGGCTCGAACACGCGCTGCGCGCCGCGATCCGCGAAGGGCGGCTCGCCCCGCGCACCCGCCTGCCGTCCACCCGGGCCCTGGCCGCCGAGGCCGGGCTGTCGCGCAACACGGTCAGCGCCGCCTACGACCAGCTCATCGCCGAGGGGTACCTCACCGCGCGCCGGGGCTCCGGCACCTCGGTCGCCGACGTCGGCACGCGCGCTCCCGATGCGCCGGGCCGGGCCGGCGCGGCGGCCGTGCCCGCGCACGACCTGCGGCCGGGGCGGCCGGACGTGACGACGTTCCCCGCCGCGGCGTGGATACGGGCCACGCGCCGGGTGCTGAACCGCGTCTCCCCCTCGGCCTACGGCTACGGCGACCCGCGCGGCGCGCCCGAGCTGCGCGCCGCCCTGGCCGACTACCTCGGCCGCACCCGGGGCGTGCAGGCCACGTCCGAGCGGATCGTCGTCACCGCGGGCGCGGTCCAGGCGCTCGCGCTGCTGGCGCGGGTGCTCGGCACGGCGGTCGCGATGGAGGACCCCGGGCTGCCGTTCCACCGCGAGGTCGTGCGCAGGGCCGGGGCCCGGGTGCTGCCGCTGCCGGTGGACGCCCGCGGGGCGCGCACCGACCTGATCGGCACGGAGGCGGGCGCGGTCGTCGTCACGCCCGCCCACCAGTACCCCACGGGCGTCACGCTGCACCCGGCGCGGCGGCACGCGCTCGTGGAGTGGGCGCGCGGCGGCGGGCTGGTGATCGAGGACGACTACGACGGCGAGTTCCGCTACGACCGTCAGCCGGTCGGCGCCCTGCAGGGCATGGCGCCCGATCACGTCGCCTACCTCGGCACCGCGTCCAAGACCCTGGCCCCCGGGCTGCGCCTCGCCTGGCTGGTGCTGCCGCCGCACCTGGTCGGGCCGGTCGTGGAGGCCAAGCTCCACGCCGACCACCACACCGAGACGCTCGGCCAGCTCGTCCTCGCCGACCTGGTGACCGGGCACGTCTATGACCGGCACGTCCGCGCCTGCCGGCTGCGCTACCGCCGCCGCCGCGACCTGCTCGTGGCGCGCCTGGGGCCCTCCGCCGTCCACGGGGTGGCGGCCGGGCTGCACGCGCTGATCATCCCGGGACACGAGGACGAGGACGAGACGCTGGCCCGGTGCGCGGCGCACGGCGTGGCCGTCGAAGCGCTCGGCCCGCACTGGCATGACGCCGCTCCGCGCGAGGGCCGCCCGCACGGCGTCATCGCCGGGTACGGCACCCCGCCCGAGCACGCCTACCCGGCCGCTCTGGACGCGCTCGCCGCCGCCCTGCGCCCGTGA
- a CDS encoding SPFH domain-containing protein: protein MTTTELAVWAGGILVLFFVVVLLFKAVWRVAEPNEALIISGLGARSRNELAESLGFKIITGKGTAVLPGFQTARRLRLDSRATNLQVSCVTQQGIPVQVRGVIIYKVGDDFTSIANAARRFLDQQDSMNGAIHELFTGHLRSIIGNLTVEDLILNRERLTGETRSSAADEMSKLGLVVDSLQIQEIDDETGYILNLGKPHAAKVAAAARIAEAQRDQEATEAEQVAAAKKAAAVRESQIQQAGYQAEVDQAAAKARQAGPLSEATARQEVVVQETRAAELEAQLSEQRLQSQVRKPADAKAYETVTLSQAERDARIAQAEADAKETELRAAAQASQVKQAAAADAESVRLRAEAAGAASRATGEGEAAAAQARGLAEAEAAKARGLAEAEAAKAKGLAEAEAIRARSQALSENQEAVIAQQLAENWPAIVEAGSKAFGNVDHMVVLNGAQGIEEMLAKALTLGGTGLGLARSLLSGATPPNVNGNVNGAEPSAPQKLDVG from the coding sequence TTGACCACCACGGAGCTGGCCGTCTGGGCCGGCGGAATCCTGGTTCTGTTCTTCGTCGTCGTCCTGCTGTTCAAGGCCGTCTGGAGGGTGGCCGAGCCCAACGAGGCGCTGATCATCTCGGGTCTCGGCGCCCGTTCCAGGAACGAGCTGGCCGAGAGCCTCGGCTTCAAGATCATCACGGGCAAGGGCACCGCCGTCCTGCCGGGATTCCAGACCGCGCGGCGGCTCCGGCTGGACAGCCGCGCCACCAACCTGCAGGTCAGCTGCGTCACCCAGCAGGGCATCCCGGTGCAGGTGCGCGGCGTCATCATCTACAAGGTCGGCGACGACTTCACCTCGATCGCCAACGCCGCGCGCCGCTTCCTCGACCAGCAGGACAGCATGAACGGCGCGATCCACGAGCTGTTCACCGGCCACCTGCGCTCGATCATCGGCAACCTCACCGTCGAGGACCTCATCCTCAACCGCGAGCGCCTCACCGGTGAGACCCGCAGCAGCGCCGCCGACGAGATGAGCAAGCTCGGCCTGGTCGTCGACTCCCTCCAGATCCAGGAGATCGACGACGAGACCGGCTACATCCTCAACCTGGGCAAGCCGCACGCCGCCAAGGTCGCCGCCGCCGCCCGCATCGCCGAGGCCCAGCGCGACCAGGAGGCCACCGAGGCCGAGCAGGTCGCCGCCGCCAAGAAGGCCGCCGCCGTCCGCGAGTCGCAGATCCAGCAGGCCGGCTACCAGGCCGAGGTCGACCAGGCCGCCGCCAAGGCCCGCCAGGCAGGGCCGCTGTCGGAGGCCACCGCGCGCCAGGAGGTCGTCGTCCAGGAGACCCGCGCCGCCGAGCTGGAGGCCCAGCTCTCCGAGCAGCGGCTGCAGTCGCAGGTCCGCAAGCCCGCCGACGCCAAGGCGTACGAGACGGTGACGCTGTCGCAGGCCGAGCGCGACGCGCGCATCGCCCAGGCCGAGGCCGACGCCAAGGAGACCGAGCTGCGCGCCGCCGCGCAGGCGTCCCAGGTCAAGCAGGCCGCCGCCGCCGACGCCGAGTCGGTCCGGCTGCGCGCAGAGGCGGCGGGCGCGGCCTCCCGTGCCACCGGTGAGGGCGAGGCCGCGGCGGCCCAGGCCCGCGGTCTGGCGGAGGCCGAGGCCGCCAAGGCGAGGGGTCTCGCCGAGGCCGAGGCGGCGAAGGCCAAGGGTCTCGCCGAGGCGGAGGCGATCCGGGCCCGCTCACAGGCCCTCTCCGAGAACCAGGAGGCCGTCATCGCCCAGCAGCTCGCCGAGAACTGGCCCGCGATCGTCGAGGCCGGGTCCAAGGCGTTCGGGAACGTCGACCACATGGTGGTGCTCAACGGCGCGCAGGGCATCGAGGAGATGCTGGCCAAGGCGCTGACGCTCGGCGGCACGGGCCTCGGCCTGGCCCGCTCCCTGCTGTCGGGGGCCACCCCGCCGAACGTGAACGGCAACGTGAACGGCGCCGAGCCCTCGGCGCCGCAGAAGCTCGACGTCGGCTGA
- a CDS encoding helix-turn-helix domain-containing protein: protein MRTLLTTYDVPVADRVDSFRAAILSESAPAELYTENDSDFWGRIDRGSLGSLLLTRINSGGAEGRRGLRRDARLIRRADPSHYQFLFLQQGVTSLSHNGRDVRLFPGDMTLIDTSRPYDGWHEAGAGRYLGVQFPRDLLPAPKAADRLVGGRLRGQTGMGALVFTFATRAAREVDRYSPADTARVTTTLLDLLGGLISHELEAGDVLPGGPHRRVLFQTIQAYIVRHLGDQNLTPAAIARAHHISTRTLHRLFEGHGQGVAAWIRALRLEHCRRDLANSAHDGRPIHAVAARWGFHAPAHFTRAFRGAFGVSPLEFRREVAASAPSP, encoded by the coding sequence GTGCGCACATTACTGACCACGTACGACGTTCCGGTCGCCGACCGGGTCGATTCCTTCCGCGCGGCGATCCTGAGCGAATCGGCGCCCGCGGAGTTGTACACGGAAAACGACAGCGATTTCTGGGGGCGCATCGACCGTGGTTCCCTGGGCTCGCTCCTCTTGACGCGAATCAACAGCGGGGGCGCGGAAGGCCGCCGGGGACTGCGCCGCGACGCGCGGCTGATCCGCCGCGCCGATCCTTCCCATTACCAGTTCCTGTTCCTCCAGCAGGGGGTCACATCGCTGTCGCACAACGGCCGCGACGTGCGGCTCTTCCCCGGCGACATGACGCTGATCGACACCTCTCGCCCGTACGACGGCTGGCACGAGGCGGGCGCCGGCCGATATCTGGGCGTCCAGTTCCCGCGGGACCTGCTCCCCGCGCCGAAGGCCGCCGACCGGCTCGTCGGAGGGCGGCTGCGCGGGCAGACCGGCATGGGGGCGCTCGTGTTCACCTTCGCGACCCGGGCGGCCCGGGAGGTGGACCGCTACAGCCCGGCCGACACCGCCCGCGTCACCACCACGCTGCTCGACCTGCTCGGCGGCCTCATCTCGCACGAGCTGGAGGCCGGCGACGTCCTGCCCGGCGGGCCCCACCGGCGGGTCCTCTTCCAGACGATCCAGGCGTACATCGTGCGGCACCTGGGCGACCAGAACCTGACGCCGGCCGCGATCGCGCGGGCGCACCACATCTCCACGCGGACGTTGCACCGGCTGTTCGAGGGCCACGGCCAGGGCGTCGCGGCGTGGATCCGCGCGCTGCGCCTGGAGCACTGCCGCCGCGATCTGGCGAACAGCGCCCACGACGGCCGTCCCATCCACGCCGTCGCCGCCCGCTGGGGTTTCCACGCGCCCGCCCACTTCACCCGGGCCTTCCGCGGCGCCTTCGGCGTGAGCCCCCTGGAGTTCCGCCGCGAGGTCGCCGCGTCGGCGCCGTCCCCATGA
- a CDS encoding FAD-dependent oxidoreductase has protein sequence MMAHFPRDVPGRRARDPVPGDDAGEHGAARPDDRPPEPGRLGMDRRISRRHFIDGVAVAAAGAALGPRHAVPPATGQAATPDRAASSGRAVPHAVPHAGHVPSARHAASRARRPSRARNLQGDTPDAVGVPHALRDGRFWERVGAPRTTGETYDLVVVGAGISGVTAAYAWAERHPGARVLVLDNYDDIGGHARRNEFRPAGRPGPLVGHGGARSLYAPSAWSAEGRGLLASLGVEVRGRRPDLYRSLGMREGVFCDRESFSADRLVVPDGPARRWAAELPVAAPAREDLVRLFENPPDWFPGLTDARKKEMLAGLTYAGFLREVCRAHPDVIAFCRTMPSAAWGYGADALGALDAWAESGPYAYPGFAGLRLDRSRPSPYNAARVARRWAAEDGDVPCFPEGNQALVRMMVARLVPGFAGSAAAEDVTTTWFDYGALDRPANRVRIRLSSPVVLVRNDGPAETASSATVGYYDGGRVRTVRAGAVVMACWNMVIPYLLEDLPAEQKQAMRQAVKMPLVHATAQLRGWRAFREAGVHRVRFTGAYWVTAELAPPVSAGSYRCPSHPDEPIAVHLLHTPARRGLAPREAAVAGRRELLRTPYAPLEFGVREQLTRLLGPFGFDPARDIEGLTINRWGHGYAPEYVRPWDAFHPGGPFPAELARRRFGRVAIANSDSVPGADVDSAVRAAYRAVGELAPLSEPPGAA, from the coding sequence ATGATGGCTCATTTCCCGCGTGACGTGCCCGGAAGGCGGGCCCGTGACCCCGTCCCCGGGGACGACGCCGGCGAACACGGGGCCGCGCGCCCGGACGACCGCCCGCCCGAACCTGGGCGCCTCGGCATGGACCGGCGGATCAGCAGGCGTCACTTCATCGACGGCGTGGCGGTGGCCGCCGCCGGGGCGGCCCTCGGACCCCGGCACGCCGTCCCCCCGGCCACCGGCCAGGCCGCCACGCCCGACCGCGCCGCGTCATCCGGGCGCGCCGTCCCGCACGCCGTCCCCCACGCCGGACACGTCCCCTCCGCCCGGCACGCCGCGAGCCGGGCGCGGCGGCCGTCCCGCGCCAGGAACCTCCAAGGGGACACCCCTGACGCGGTGGGCGTGCCGCACGCGCTGCGCGATGGCAGGTTCTGGGAGCGGGTGGGCGCGCCGCGCACCACCGGGGAGACCTACGACCTGGTGGTCGTCGGCGCGGGGATCAGCGGCGTCACCGCCGCCTACGCCTGGGCCGAGCGCCACCCCGGGGCCCGCGTCCTGGTCCTGGACAACTACGACGACATCGGCGGCCACGCGCGCCGCAACGAGTTCCGCCCCGCCGGGCGGCCGGGTCCGCTGGTCGGGCACGGCGGCGCCCGCTCGCTGTACGCGCCGTCGGCGTGGTCGGCCGAGGGCAGGGGGCTGCTCGCCTCGCTCGGCGTCGAGGTCCGCGGGCGGCGGCCCGACCTCTACCGGTCGCTCGGCATGCGCGAGGGCGTCTTCTGCGACCGGGAGAGCTTCTCCGCCGACCGGCTCGTGGTGCCGGACGGTCCGGCGCGGCGGTGGGCGGCGGAGCTGCCCGTCGCCGCGCCGGCGCGCGAGGACCTGGTCCGGCTGTTCGAGAACCCTCCCGACTGGTTCCCCGGCCTCACCGACGCGCGCAAGAAGGAGATGCTCGCCGGGCTCACCTACGCGGGGTTCCTGCGCGAGGTGTGCCGGGCCCACCCCGACGTCATCGCCTTCTGCCGGACGATGCCCAGCGCCGCCTGGGGGTACGGCGCCGACGCGCTCGGCGCGCTGGACGCCTGGGCGGAGTCGGGGCCGTACGCCTATCCCGGATTCGCGGGCCTGCGCCTGGACCGGTCGCGGCCCTCGCCGTACAACGCGGCGCGGGTGGCCAGGCGGTGGGCGGCCGAGGACGGCGACGTGCCGTGCTTTCCCGAGGGCAACCAGGCGCTGGTGCGGATGATGGTCGCGCGGCTGGTGCCCGGGTTCGCCGGGTCCGCCGCCGCCGAGGACGTCACGACCACGTGGTTCGACTACGGCGCGCTGGACCGGCCCGCCAACCGGGTGCGGATCCGCCTGTCCAGCCCGGTGGTGCTCGTGCGCAACGACGGGCCCGCGGAGACGGCGTCGTCCGCGACCGTGGGCTACTACGACGGCGGGCGGGTGCGGACGGTGCGGGCGGGCGCGGTGGTCATGGCGTGCTGGAACATGGTCATCCCCTACCTGCTGGAGGACCTGCCCGCCGAGCAGAAGCAGGCGATGCGGCAGGCGGTGAAGATGCCCCTGGTCCACGCGACGGCGCAGCTCCGCGGCTGGCGCGCGTTCCGCGAGGCGGGCGTCCACCGGGTGCGGTTCACGGGGGCGTACTGGGTGACCGCCGAGCTGGCGCCCCCGGTCAGCGCCGGGTCGTACCGATGTCCGAGCCACCCGGACGAGCCGATCGCCGTCCACCTGCTGCACACCCCGGCGCGGCGGGGGCTCGCGCCGCGGGAGGCGGCGGTCGCGGGCCGGCGCGAGCTGCTCCGCACGCCGTACGCGCCGCTGGAGTTCGGCGTCAGGGAACAGCTCACGCGGCTTCTCGGGCCGTTCGGGTTCGACCCGGCGCGGGACATCGAGGGGCTGACGATCAACCGCTGGGGCCACGGGTACGCCCCCGAGTACGTGCGCCCGTGGGACGCCTTCCATCCGGGCGGGCCGTTCCCCGCCGAGCTCGCGCGGCGCCGGTTCGGGCGCGTCGCGATCGCCAACTCCGACTCGGTTCCCGGGGCGGACGTCGACTCGGCCGTCCGGGCGGCCTACCGCGCGGTGGGTGAGCTGGCGCCGCTCAGCGAGCCCCCCGGGGCCGCCTGA
- a CDS encoding acyltransferase family protein, with the protein MTAASRPDPSFIPGFDTPASYETAAVQAAPHPRDGAVGARAAKPRSTERDPYLDNAKFLAIIMVVSGHLIEGLRDVPFAHAAYFYVYTFHMPLFITLSGYLSRNFTFSPGKARKLISGLAMPYVIFELAYSLPRLVLYGKLDISLLDPYYLTWFLMSLFMWRLSTPVWQQLRWPLAVAVGLSLISGMSDLPDELSMNRTLGLLPFYVLGLLLRPEHFELLKRPWLRVAGAAALVAGLAAALAFHTDIATEWIRWRHSNAKIGVGDLAGSLIRLGMLAAGAVLVAAFVAVTPSRRTWYSGLGMATMYAYLLHGFVVKIFEPFGRELATPLGVTLMSLLGVVLATVLCTPPVRRLFRWAVEPDTSWAFTLIRRPRGAR; encoded by the coding sequence GTGACCGCCGCCTCCCGCCCGGATCCGTCCTTCATTCCCGGTTTCGACACCCCCGCCTCCTACGAGACCGCCGCCGTCCAAGCGGCTCCGCACCCGAGGGACGGGGCCGTCGGCGCACGGGCGGCCAAGCCGAGGTCTACGGAACGGGATCCGTACCTGGACAACGCCAAGTTCCTGGCGATCATCATGGTGGTGTCTGGACACCTCATCGAGGGGCTGCGGGACGTCCCGTTCGCGCACGCCGCGTACTTCTACGTCTACACGTTCCACATGCCGCTGTTCATCACGCTGAGCGGCTATCTGTCGCGGAACTTCACCTTCTCGCCGGGCAAGGCCAGGAAGCTGATCAGCGGGCTCGCCATGCCGTACGTGATCTTCGAGCTGGCGTACTCGCTGCCGCGCCTGGTGCTGTACGGCAAGCTCGACATCAGCCTGCTGGACCCGTACTACCTGACGTGGTTCCTCATGTCGCTGTTCATGTGGCGGCTGTCCACCCCGGTCTGGCAGCAGCTCCGGTGGCCGCTCGCCGTCGCGGTCGGCCTGTCGCTGATATCCGGCATGAGCGACCTGCCCGACGAGCTGTCGATGAACCGCACGCTCGGCCTGCTGCCGTTCTACGTCCTCGGCCTGCTGCTGCGCCCCGAGCACTTCGAACTCCTCAAGCGGCCGTGGCTGCGTGTCGCCGGCGCGGCGGCCCTCGTCGCCGGCCTGGCCGCCGCGCTCGCCTTCCACACCGACATCGCGACCGAGTGGATCCGCTGGCGGCACAGCAACGCGAAGATCGGCGTGGGCGACCTCGCCGGCAGCCTGATCCGCCTCGGCATGCTGGCCGCCGGGGCCGTGCTGGTGGCCGCCTTCGTCGCCGTGACGCCCTCCCGCCGCACCTGGTACTCCGGCCTCGGCATGGCGACCATGTACGCCTACCTGCTGCACGGCTTCGTGGTGAAGATCTTCGAACCCTTCGGCCGTGAGCTCGCCACCCCGCTGGGCGTAACGCTGATGTCGCTGCTCGGCGTGGTCCTCGCGACCGTGCTCTGCACGCCGCCGGTACGGCGGCTGTTCCGCTGGGCCGTCGAACCCGACACCTCGTGGGCGTTCACGCTGATCAGGCGGCCCCGGGGGGCTCGCTGA
- a CDS encoding SDR family NAD(P)-dependent oxidoreductase — protein MISVITGASAGIGAAAAEALARAGHDVVLVGRSRARLTSVAAQVTQAAGRRPDTAVADFASFEEVTRLAADLLDRYQRIDVLANNAGVMAAERRLTRDGHELMMQVNHLSPFLLTNLLLPRVTASGGRVVTTSSGAAKSGRLDPADLSRARRRWSAWLQYGDTKQANALFTVALARRGVAATCFHPGIVRTGFAPDSLYMKLLMAIPGVARSPEQGAGTLVHLATTPDGAKHTGRYFANGLPASASPRMTDVSLAAALWDVSLAVTGLSADEMS, from the coding sequence ATGATTAGTGTGATCACCGGGGCCAGCGCCGGCATCGGGGCCGCCGCCGCCGAGGCCCTCGCACGCGCCGGGCACGACGTCGTCCTCGTCGGCCGCTCCCGCGCCCGCCTCACCTCCGTGGCCGCCCAGGTCACCCAGGCCGCCGGCCGCCGTCCCGACACCGCCGTCGCCGACTTCGCCTCGTTCGAGGAGGTCACCCGGCTCGCCGCCGACCTGCTCGACCGCTACCAGCGCATCGACGTGCTCGCCAACAACGCCGGCGTCATGGCCGCGGAGCGGCGGCTCACCCGTGACGGGCACGAGCTGATGATGCAGGTCAACCACCTGTCGCCGTTCCTGCTCACGAACCTGCTGCTGCCCCGGGTCACCGCCTCGGGGGGCAGGGTCGTGACCACGTCCTCGGGCGCGGCCAAGTCCGGCCGCCTGGACCCCGCCGATCTGAGCCGCGCGCGGCGCCGCTGGAGCGCCTGGCTGCAGTACGGCGACACCAAGCAGGCCAACGCCCTGTTCACGGTCGCGCTGGCGCGGCGCGGGGTCGCGGCCACGTGCTTCCACCCGGGCATCGTCAGGACGGGGTTCGCGCCCGACAGCCTCTACATGAAGCTGCTGATGGCGATCCCCGGCGTCGCGCGCTCCCCGGAGCAGGGCGCGGGCACGCTCGTCCACCTGGCCACCACGCCGGACGGCGCCAAGCACACCGGGCGCTACTTCGCCAACGGGCTGCCCGCCTCGGCCTCGCCCCGCATGACCGACGTCTCCCTCGCCGCCGCCCTCTGGGACGTGAGCCTGGCGGTGACCGGCCTGTCCGCCGACGAGATGTCCTAG
- a CDS encoding nitrate- and nitrite sensing domain-containing protein: MGSGKRSIRFKIFSLLLLTLLSLSALWGFVLNLTMGDGVSLARANTVYQSIGVTSTDLGLQIQAERHLSVAKLSGASGNADRLAAQRHATDLSLAKFQAETVADSGDASDAMRSALVSLRDELRQLPSIRAGVDTGRTTRLEIVQSYDRLMDVLFHLYDRMVSVPDLAIYEQAGAMQAMGNAREYIARENALISGALVTGRLSDTEYVAFADWAANRRAQFAKGMVSLDPELRTPYQEVAASPTYKRYVTMEQEVVLRARSGAPLPSSLSQWRAITDNLSAMLDQVGVKASHTLADRAGDVATGILIRIAIAGGFGLIALMASVAFSVRFGRGLVRELAVLRNSARELADVRLPQVVDRLRRGEEVDVEAEAPGIEEGDSAEVSDVARAFGSVRRTAVEAAVEQANLRRGVSQVFLNLARRKQGLLHRQLTLLDAMQRRATEPEALADLFHLDHLTTRMRRHAESLIILSGAAPGRAWRKPVPVMDVVRAAVSEVEDYTRVTIMALPGTHVSGTAVADLIHLIAELIENATIFSPPQTRVLVRGEAVANGFAIEIEDRGLGLSLTEYDAVNERLAHPPEFDLADSDRLGLFVVGQLAARHGVSVTLRASPYGGTTAIVLLPKSLVADEGTPMPIPGAEIVAEPVALDAPPRHAAPALAAAPEPPPSPFFTAPTSRGSEPPLAEPTLAGPAVPAPSPAVQDEKPGARASVATGTHRGLPRRVRQANMAPQLRQDTGPLSAPTPADVTPPSPGPGERSPEQARALFSAFQQGGRRGRLEAEDDGPDATRTRRPGDEPLSSDDAAKPLPGRSSGHDAPVSIRPDERDQRRDLRDHSDGYVHQTTGEKGDE; the protein is encoded by the coding sequence ATGGGTTCTGGAAAGCGGTCCATCCGCTTCAAGATCTTTTCATTGCTGCTGCTTACCCTGCTGTCACTCAGCGCTTTATGGGGATTCGTCCTTAATCTGACGATGGGGGACGGCGTCTCGCTGGCCCGGGCCAACACCGTCTACCAGAGCATCGGCGTCACCTCCACCGACCTCGGGCTCCAGATCCAGGCCGAGCGCCACCTCTCGGTGGCCAAGCTCAGCGGCGCCTCCGGGAACGCCGACCGGCTCGCCGCCCAGCGCCACGCCACCGACCTGTCACTGGCCAAGTTCCAGGCCGAGACCGTCGCCGACTCCGGGGACGCCTCCGACGCGATGCGGTCGGCGCTGGTCAGCCTCAGGGACGAACTGCGGCAGCTCCCCTCGATCCGCGCCGGCGTCGACACCGGGCGCACCACCCGCCTGGAGATCGTCCAGTCGTACGACCGGCTCATGGACGTGCTGTTCCACCTGTACGACCGCATGGTGTCCGTGCCCGACCTCGCCATCTACGAGCAGGCCGGCGCGATGCAGGCCATGGGCAACGCGCGCGAGTACATCGCGCGCGAGAACGCGCTGATCAGCGGGGCACTGGTCACCGGACGCCTGTCCGACACCGAATACGTCGCCTTCGCCGACTGGGCCGCCAACCGCCGCGCGCAGTTCGCCAAGGGCATGGTCTCGCTGGACCCCGAGCTGCGCACGCCGTACCAGGAGGTCGCCGCCTCCCCCACCTACAAGCGCTACGTCACCATGGAGCAGGAGGTCGTCCTGCGGGCGCGCTCCGGCGCCCCCCTGCCGTCCTCGCTGAGCCAGTGGCGGGCGATCACCGACAACCTGTCGGCGATGCTCGACCAGGTCGGCGTCAAGGCGTCCCACACCCTCGCCGACCGCGCCGGCGACGTCGCGACCGGCATCCTCATCCGCATCGCGATCGCCGGCGGATTCGGCCTGATCGCCCTGATGGCGTCCGTCGCCTTCTCGGTGCGCTTCGGCCGCGGCCTCGTCCGCGAACTGGCCGTGCTGCGCAACTCCGCCCGCGAGCTCGCCGACGTGCGCCTGCCGCAGGTCGTCGACCGCCTGCGCCGCGGCGAGGAGGTCGACGTCGAGGCCGAGGCGCCCGGCATCGAGGAAGGCGACTCCGCCGAGGTCTCCGACGTCGCGCGCGCGTTCGGCTCGGTGCGGCGCACCGCCGTCGAGGCCGCGGTCGAGCAGGCCAACCTGCGCCGCGGCGTCAGCCAGGTCTTCCTCAACCTCGCCCGACGCAAGCAGGGGCTGCTGCACCGCCAGCTCACCCTGCTGGACGCCATGCAGCGCCGCGCCACCGAACCCGAGGCCCTGGCCGACCTGTTCCACCTCGACCACCTCACCACCCGCATGCGCCGCCACGCCGAGAGCCTCATCATCCTGTCCGGCGCGGCGCCCGGCCGCGCGTGGCGCAAGCCCGTCCCCGTCATGGACGTCGTACGCGCCGCCGTCTCCGAGGTCGAGGACTACACGCGGGTCACCATCATGGCCCTCCCCGGCACCCACGTCAGCGGCACCGCGGTCGCCGACCTCATCCACCTGATCGCCGAGCTCATCGAGAACGCGACGATCTTCTCGCCGCCGCAGACGCGGGTGCTGGTGCGCGGCGAGGCGGTGGCCAACGGCTTCGCCATCGAGATCGAGGACCGGGGCCTCGGGCTCAGCCTCACGGAGTACGACGCGGTCAACGAACGGCTCGCCCACCCGCCGGAGTTCGACCTGGCCGACAGCGACCGGCTCGGCCTGTTCGTGGTCGGGCAGCTCGCGGCGCGCCACGGCGTCAGCGTGACGCTGCGCGCCTCGCCGTACGGCGGCACGACGGCCATCGTGCTCCTGCCCAAGTCGCTGGTCGCCGACGAGGGCACACCGATGCCCATCCCCGGCGCCGAGATCGTCGCCGAGCCCGTCGCCCTCGACGCGCCGCCGCGCCACGCCGCCCCGGCCCTGGCCGCGGCCCCCGAGCCGCCGCCGTCCCCGTTCTTCACCGCGCCCACCTCCCGCGGCTCCGAACCTCCCCTTGCCGAGCCGACCCTCGCCGGACCGGCCGTCCCCGCGCCCTCGCCGGCCGTGCAGGACGAGAAGCCCGGCGCCCGCGCGTCCGTCGCCACGGGTACCCACCGGGGCCTGCCGCGCCGGGTGCGCCAGGCCAACATGGCGCCCCAGCTCCGCCAGGACACCGGCCCACTGTCCGCGCCCACCCCCGCCGACGTGACCCCGCCGTCCCCCGGACCGGGAGAGCGCTCACCCGAGCAGGCCCGCGCCCTGTTCTCCGCCTTCCAGCAGGGCGGCCGCCGCGGACGCCTCGAAGCCGAAGACGACGGTCCCGACGCCACGCGCACCCGCCGTCCGGGAGACGAGCCGCTGAGCAGCGACGACGCCGCCAAGCCCCTGCCCGGCAGGAGTTCCGGGCACGACGCACCCGTCAGCATCCGACCGGACGAGCGTGACCAACGGCGCGACCTGCGCGACCATAGTGATGGTTACGTACACCAGACGACTGGCGAGAAGGGCGACGAATGA